The window ACGAAAAAATAGATTCACTGAAAGGCGATAGAGAACACTTGTTTATAAAACACACTCAGTGGATAGCGGGTGCGTATGACACAATCAATATTTTGCAAGGATATGTTAtattataaacaaaataaaaaaagggtTCAGAGCTAATTTACAGAGTCTCTAAAGCCGTAATATTAGTCTGTGCGAGCTTCAGTCTGGTGGATTCTTTCGTGTCTCTTCAGGTTACCAGATTGCGAGAAGACTTTCTTACAGCCTGGAAAATCACATGTGTACGGTTTCTCTCCTGTGTGAATACGGACGTGCTTGCGTAGCGTCGAGGGGTCGCTGAAACTCAGGTGACAATGGGCGCACTGGTAAGGCCTCTCGCCGGTGTGGATGCGAAGATGTGTCTTCAGTGATGAGTTCTGAGTGAAACCCTTGCCGCACGTGTTGCAGTGAAACTGCTTGTCATCCTGGTGGGTCCTGCCGTGGGCTACAAGGTTGCCTTTCTGGGCGAATCCACGGTCGCAGATGTCGCAGACAAACGGCTTCTCTCCGGTGTGTGTTCTGAGATGGTTTGTCAAAGTGCTGACACGAGTGAAGCGACTATGGCAGTGGACACATTCGTACTCGGAGGACTTTGTCTCTTCTCTATCTGCTTCGAACTTGAGTCTTTTGGCAGGTTGAATCTTGGATTTCTTCTTGGCATGTCGCTTCCTCTTGGCTTTTCTGCGCGGCGAGGTGCTGGCAGAGCTGAACGCACCAGTAGCCGGGTCAACCTTGAACACAACTGAGTCTGTTGACGATTCGCCCGCAGTCTCGTCTTCACGGCTATAACCATCGTTGCTGTTGTTGGCCTCGGTAACGGACGAATCAGAGGTGAAAGAGAGTTCATTAACACCGCTGATACCTGAGAGCGTGGGCGAAAGGCCAGACTTGGTTGATTCTGTCGTCCGTGGCAACAACTGTTCGAGTAAAGCGATGATTTCTTGGCTGGAAGTCTTGGACGAAGGCGTATACATATGCGTAAAAGCTGGTGGAGTGACGTCGGGCATGGCTACCTGCTGAACAGCTGTGTTTACGAAGGGTGTCTTGGCGAACCGAGTATCTGGCGCCCTGGAGTCTGGCATGATGACAAAGTGAAGTTCAAGGTGTAGGTGGCCTCAGCAGAACTGTGTCCATCGGTGTGGTCTTCGTCCATCCCGCCAGCAGATGTTTGGTAGCTAAGACGAGGTGGTGTGAAATGGTTTTCTTCACCTAGATGTTCGAAACAAGCGTCTGCGTCGGACACTGGTGACGCTGAGTCACTTTGAAAGCTCGAACACGGCGAATCTGCACTGTTGTGTAACGCTAGAAGTGCCGAAGCGACGAGCTCACGTTCTTCTTCCGCAGCTCTGAAAGAGAAAGACAGGGTCAAAAGTCAAAATCGTATTTGATGCTAAACGTCCAACGGAcataaaaaatcataataaaagaaACCAAACAAAATCCAGATTTCTGTGCAATACTGATCGTTAAAAATTCGGACTTGAATATTCCACGAGTCTGAATGTGATACTTATTAAAGAGGCAATTCACAATATCTTTGTTTTTGAGTAACTTGTCACGCTCGTTGACACTTCACTAACAACACGCGTAAGATTCATTCTCCTAGTCAGCACACATATGCTAGGAGTATCCAGTGGATAGTGACGTCATGGAGGtagctcctactacctccatggaaaCGTAAATAGACGGAGGTTTTGTCGGTTTACGCACATCTCCTGctctaaggccgcgttcaaaaaaaagtggtgaggggctggaggaattcagaggggggattcgaaaattttttggggtagtcgaggggggacttgaaagttttgctctgcctatagggggacctgaaaatattttgattcccaacattttgatgtcgtccaatggttctaatgttagtaataattaaacaaaatctagaaccgttctgtcgtattttatttctttaatctcgaaaaagtctaaaaatgtatgaatgccattaaattttcgtagaacaagttggccttgtaatggggcaggagctacaactgttgataatttttcaatatttctatgcaatgtatcaaacacagtttcttggtgaagaaaacaatattcagtttgtcattaaagcccgtttgtctaaatatgactctgatgtagtttaagaagagtttcagTCATAGGACACtgaattgacagtgaaacagacatctacttgtacacaagatccagccagagagcaacacatagaagactagggactaacagttaccatggatttttgaattctggcatatgagaacaatcaaatattagagaaaaaagatggggtcaccataattgatcttatacaaatgtacgatgaaagtcagtttttctaaaatcacttaaaatcaatatataaaaccattcatttcaagttcatgcagtgaatgaaattttcacatctcattgcaAGAATAACaccaaagtaaaactttgaacagtaaagactctaatttaaatggaaaaatgtgtgactgaatggaatcttttatttttatcaaatttgccattattacacccaaaatttctgagattaaaacattttcatggaaaattttaaccttccagtattgtcaattttgtaaaacattttataagtggcatctaagttgtatatgtcttgtacttttgaaaatttggtaggtcactgtgctcattttttcacaatttggttaaacgtagctaggaatgcacaattttcatactctctcatgattgtcattttgtgtgcttttcagctggtgccattgaactggccagagttggataaactaaagtcagcttagactgagaaatccaaaaagttcactgatgcatttaaaatgaatcaatttaagaacttgccctaagTATATGGCTCTGCAACCTGCTGATATaaagtgttgaacatttgcgtgcagaacgacacattacatgttttttttactctgcgtgcatccTAATAAAtttgcggctatatggtaattgggggggacttgaaaatttttgaaggtattgagggggacttgaaaatttgtgAGGGTATTGAgcggggatctgaaaaaaaaataagatttcaatcgcgattcctccagcccccccccccctcaccattttttttgaacgcggcctaatgtaaatgcatgcaacagctgtGCGGAAACTGTTTTGAGCCGAGTTGAGAAGACTCTACTACCTCCAATACAACTACCCGAACCACACATTTTACTAAATTTTACCAACATCTTCTGACTTTAAGCAATAACTATATAGACTGGCCCATCAGTTGCTTGGGGACCTTATCAAGTATCGTGCCACGGAGATACCACACCGACTGTACTCTTCTCGGTGTTCGCGGTTGTTACTGGCTGACAAAAGGCATTCGGGTCAACTCCATAATCGACGTGAGATCAGCAAAATTACAATatgcttcaatttcgcgatcactTCGCCATTAACCCGACAGCCTGCTGCCAATTTACGcagttttaaaatttatatGTCCGCGGACTTTGGCAAAGTCATAGATGTACCCTCCATGGGACAAGTATAATAACTGTACAAAACCTCGAAAAATTTGTTAACAAAATGTTTGACTGTTTGGCTAGACGGATTAAAATCGCATACCAACACCTTGCTATAAGTTGGCGACGATAACGAGATTATAGTTTGAACGTGGGAAAGGCAAATTGCATTTTTCTCTAAAACACTTGAAAAGGTTCTCGGTCGTTGTTCACtgagaacacgattggaactaattcgggtaaattggatcttcatattttccaaatttctcaaaacttttaggtgccatatagctgaatgttacaatattacaaattactcataaaaacaagtgtgtaacttaaaaagaaaagcagatgagcttacatttgtagattcaacagacattacttcaccatccaattatcccaaattagttccattcGTGTTTGAGATGAACAAAGTGCAATTTAACAGAAGCGTgtgttcaaaatgaaaaaagaaactcTTCATTATATGAAATTGATATAGTTTTGCGAAAATTCGTTTTTGAGTATTTGTGAACTGGGATACCACAGAAATCGATCTCTCAGTGATTTGGAAACGAAACCAAACATTCATCCTCGAACCGAACGCCATACGTTGAGTGCACAGTGGaggttaaaaatatgatatatttagTGTCCATGGGTTTACTAGGATCAAAAGCCATCGAAATAGGCGGATTGGATTTCTCAATTGAAGATGTTAAAATTGACCACTTGCTAATTTGTCCTAAATGATGTCATAACGATAAACATCCCTGGCATCCTCATTGCTTAGTGAATTCcggaacaaagacagacagaattGGTCACATGTCCGTGGTGATGTGTGGAGAGAAATTGTTCGCGTCGCAGATGAAAATCAAGGTCTGTTATGTTGTGAGTTCAACAGGGCCGACTTCCCTTTCCAGACTGCAAAAGTCAACGAACACGTAGGAATTACACAACCGTTTACGGGGGATATCAGATATAGTTCCCTCAGTACTTGTGGTCACGGTCCCTCGACCGTGTTGTGGTATAAATGTTTTTTCGGGGTCTATAGtgtaacaacaacaacgaaGGGTTCTTACCTTTCCATACGAGTGGTGAACTCTTGCCTCGGCTCGCCGGGTTTCTCTGGACTTGGTGAAGCCGACGAACACCAGGTATCGATAGCATCGTGCAATATAGTGAACATCTTGTCTGCGCGATGATacataaacacaaactgagGACGGAAAAGACAACAAACATAAGATAGCCTATATTTAGACATGACAGAATACATTACACAGATTTCTAACCATCGTTTTGTTGTCAAATCTAAAAATATCACGAAATGAACCATAAGCGTGGTCCCCTTGGCGTTTGACAAACTAGAAAGTTTCCGAAAAGAAATTTCTGCTATGGATTTCTTAATACATTGACAACCGAAGCCAATGGGTATGAAGTAAGGCATATTTACGTCTTGAAAAAGGATGGAGCGGACAGACCAAATACCGGTTCCGGGAAACCATACAAGGGAAGCCGAAAAGAATTCGTTGTGAACGCAAGTGAAAAGCTGTCGTGGACACAGTCAACTCTCGATTAGTTCATGCATTGGTCATCTTTTCAATCGCTGGGAGGATTGAGTGAAAAAAGGTGGGTGTGTATTGGGAGCAGTGTTCGGAAGACGGTCTCCGCATTGGACAACCGTGAAGTCCTATATAGTGACTTGAAGTTGTAGAGACCACTTACCTCTTCGAAGGAAACTCTTGACTCGCTCTTGGTGAAGTAACACGAAAGTTGTCGGAGAGAACTCTTGAGATGTTGACACTCGGCTCGCACCAGAAGTGACTGTGTTCCTTACGGGTGTTTGATGGTGTTTTATAAGCGGTTGCTGAGTCGCGTGCCCTCTACCTAATCGGCTTCACTGTCAATAGCTTGGACAAACAGTTTACCAAGAGCCTATCGTCGGAAGCCCTCGATTGAAGCCCTATGTCAAGTTCCCGCCCTAGCTGCCATTGGTTTGTTTATAAAGAGGTGTGAAGGAGTTAATCAAACCAATACGATAACAACAGGCTTTGCGGTGAATACCTCGTTCTCGGCCCCGCTCTGCTGGAAAAGGAAGTCGGTGGCGACAGTGCTAATTATGCATATTTTACGATGTTTGATAAGCGACCGCCATGGATGGGATCGATCTTCAATCGTAAAAAGTCATAAAACTTGGGTATGCTGTGCTATCTGCACAAAAGTGATGCCTACCAAAGCGGAGCTTCGGGAAGTGTCGAATTACAAGTCATGTTTCTGTGTCGATGTgaccaaagaaaaaaatctagCGGAGTTTTATGTGACAAGTGTAATCACGTTTCACTTTCGTTTTAGCATTACTTCAGTATGCATTACTTGTGCAATGTTTGGTAGGAAAAAACATAGTAGTATGCCGATGTGCAAAGGATGGGAATTATTTGCCGCGAAAATATATTATTATCTAGACGGATGACAGTTGAAAGCGTGACATGTAGTTGTCATCAGATGTCACGATGGACGTTGTACTGTGTCATGACTCTGTGTATGAATGGATGCGCTACAAGACAACTACAAAACCAGTCAACTACCTACCTCTATTAGTAGGACAACGGTTTCCCTTCGGATGAACAGATATATGATTCCTGTTTCGCTTCTACCATGGacatcaaaaatatattttacatccatgcttcTTCATGTCGCTAAAATTGTATATACGTGAGACTGTTTTGTCATGAAAGATTATTGCCAGTGGTTTTACGTTTTTTTTCTATCATTTCCACTCTTTTTATATGTTCGTCTAAGCAAAAGTGTTTTACATCCCAAATATactgtattttcaatatttttaaatatacaaTCCTGTGCGCTCTTTGAACCTATGAGGCGTGTTGtgttgtggagtgaccgtggtaCCGACAAAGGCGACTTTGGTGAAAATGCGACGTAGCGCCGACAAACGAATTTTTCTCTCCTGAGCTGATGATGACGTGATAACGCTAATAAGTTTGCGCTTTTAGCAGTTGTCTATAAGTTGTGCACAGTAAACAGATTCTAGCATCTACCTCCCACTTGCAAATGTTTATGCCATTTCAGGTGAGAAATCCGTAAAAGGGCAATCACACTTCACagccattttcattttttcaaagagGAAAGTTGCATTTGCAGCTTTCTCTGTTGTAGGGCTCGGCGTAGCATTGGAAGCCTGAAAGAGCATGATGAATGGACAATAGTGGTACTAATATGCattcaggctgtgttggcaagttgAAGGCATTTCCACTTCTTTAGGATTGGGAGGGGACAACAAGGAATTTTTAGAGAGcgaataaaaataaagaaaagcaCACCAAACCGCCTTTGTCGTGCGGGAATGTCCGATTTTCCACTCGTAAAGACATGTGTGACATTCGTTGTTTTTCGTTTTGAATTTGAAGTCTAAAAACTTATGCATAAAATATTTTGCGATACTGGGAGTTCAAAATGTCGGAATCGCGACTAGATAGGCCACGGCACGGAGATACTCGTGTACAGGGTACAATTCACACAAAAAACTATGTCGTTGAATCGTAGGCTGTGTTTTGTTAACCTACTACATCAAAGTCATTGTCATGACAACGCCATCCAGTACAACCTCTTCCAAGGTCCGTACACAGACTCTTAGTGGGTGGGGACCGTAGTCCGCAGTTTAACATCACCTTCTGTTATATCACGGACCGTCGAGCAGTgcttatacatgtatttcaatcaCTCATACATACTAGATACATACTCGATGAGTGTCTGTTTATTGAGTTGTAATGAACATTCTTTTCCGATACTGCTTTTAATCGTagttaattttgccaatcgTAACAATGCTCGCTCTCGGTATACACCGACGTACAGAACAGTGAGCACAGTGCAATCATGGATGTAACTCATCGAGATGGACACTTCATAGATCGCACCGGTATACCTATAACTGCAATACCATACAACTGTGCACAGCTTTTCACTGCGGAAATTTGGTTCCATGGTAATACAATTTAATTATTTGTAACAAATTTACCATAAATCTGCAAAAATTATTCGTTTTCCGCTACAATCGAAGATTCccttattttgttttgactctAGAGTTGCATCGTTTACCTTTCCCACGCTAATCCTACCTCCCCGAATTACAATTTAATTATCGCCGCCATCTTAGTAAGGTGTTGGTACGCGATTTTTAAGCTGTCTAGCCAAACATGTCATCCACCTGATTGTCGCCCTCACTCAATGGTTTTGGTCATTGGAAAAGCTGCTCCGTTCCACATTCCACGGACAGGAAGTACAACAGGACGAGAGAGCAGTTCTAcgctaaaaagttctatgcgtCTGTCGCGCATGTGAAATTTCTCCAATTGTTTTTGTTGGCGTATTTGTCAAAATCGGTTAAATAACTTCAGCAAAGGTTGCACTCCTTCTACAAAAGTGACATGCTTTGACAGTTTTATTCATTCAAAATTTCAGGCCATTAAAAACTGCCTAACCGGGGAGAGGCATCGAGAGCAGAGTTTATCTGTAGTTGAACAGAGGTGTGATGGACAGTATGACGAACTGTATCGCCACTACTCTGGTGCAAACTCGGCTCTTGATTGGTTAACATGTAAATGTGAGAAATCAGTAAAGCGATGACCACTcagaatgttgaaaaaaaccgcACACCAAAGTTCCGTTATCATTTTTAAAAGAGGAAAGTTTCATTCGTGACCTTCTCTGGATTGTCTCCAATGTTATAAGGGATCATGGAGGAATTGCAGGGAAGGTATGTGTGCTACTATGTTGTTTGAACCCGTTTTACATCCGGGTGCAGTCTCTCCATCACTGATCCGGGTAATTCTTAGCCTAGCCCCTATTCTCCGGGATTTTTTTTCTGCCTGGACGAAGGCCAAAAGCGGAGAATAAGGTCCAGACTAGGTAATTCTCGTGATCTCCACATCGCAATTGACTTTGCGATGTACAGTAAGATCAACACAGAGAGATTTACCTTTTTCCCGTCTACATCCATGGATATACCACGGACCCTTCACAGATCACTGTGGCACAAagataaggctgcgttcacaaaaaacggttggggggggctggaggaattcaggggggattcgaaaattttgggggtagtggaggggggggacttgaaaattttgctctacatgtaggggggacttgaaaatttttgggtcccttttgagttttacattttccaattccaagtttttgtaggtaattcaatgaaaaatgaataccattttttatgtcatcaaaattttgtaatgttagtaataatttaacaaaatctagaaccattttgtcacatttcatgacttttatctcgaaaaaatctaaacgtgtgatttgtcgtaaaacaaacgagcctcgtaacagggcagaagctgcaactgttaatgatttctgcaacatttctatgcaatataacaactacagtttcttgctatctccctacagcatgctcaaacacacaatatttagtttgtcgacaaagcctgtatatataaataaaaatatgtatttggtgataatttaattggagtccagactgacagtcagttgtcagtgatacaaatgcatggcacacatacataggctgtgatagcaagctgaatactggacaattcaacatgctgtagggagtagaacaagaacgcagttgtaaaactgaacaaaaatattgccaaaattatcaaagtcaatacagctactgcctatgggtagtgtcactatcagatactaccatgctactgcagtgtcactgtcactgcatacctgaacagtgacagagacagctctgactctgatgtacatggtagttgaagaagagttatggtcaaatgacactgatgacagtgaaactcacttgtacacaagatcaggccagagagcaacacatggaagaaaacatagaaaggtttgaattctggcatatgagaataatca of the Ptychodera flava strain L36383 chromosome 20, AS_Pfla_20210202, whole genome shotgun sequence genome contains:
- the LOC139120189 gene encoding zinc finger protein 32-like; the encoded protein is MPDSRAPDTRFAKTPFVNTAVQQVAMPDVTPPAFTHMYTPSSKTSSQEIIALLEQLLPRTTESTKSGLSPTLSGISGVNELSFTSDSSVTEANNSNDGYSREDETAGESSTDSVVFKVDPATGAFSSASTSPRRKAKRKRHAKKKSKIQPAKRLKFEADREETKSSEYECVHCHSRFTRVSTLTNHLRTHTGEKPFVCDICDRGFAQKGNLVAHGRTHQDDKQFHCNTCGKGFTQNSSLKTHLRIHTGERPYQCAHCHLSFSDPSTLRKHVRIHTGEKPYTCDFPGCKKVFSQSGNLKRHERIHQTEARTD